A genomic stretch from Telmatocola sphagniphila includes:
- a CDS encoding DUF1549 domain-containing protein → MRLQSYPGAILFLIFLAAQPSLVRADEREDFFESKIRPILIDTCFRCHGGIKTSGGLRLDSREALLKGGDSGPALVIGKPEESLLIRAIRRQADISAMPPEKEKALKSEQIAYFEKWVKEGANWPSKSAKFLAAKHWSFEPVRDWPPPRISNDSLKQNSIDAFLHSRQIKSGLKAAKPADKLILIRRATLDLTGLPPTPAEIDIFLKDTSPGAYASLIERLLKSPAYGERWGRHWLDIVRYADTAGDTADYPVPQAWRYRNYVIDSFNADKPYDQFLREQIAGDILANQGPREKYAEQVIATGYLAISRRFGFDSENYQYLTIQDTIDTLGQSILGLSLGCARCHDHKFDAISMKDYYGLYAIFDSSRYAFPGSEQKQRNSLMVPLEPPAESQLKWREFQRQVAQLSRELSREKQSLPVSIQHSLHEMDGDFEMQAPAAGGSNGVLVPPWLYEGKIAVTNAAQSPFQNLYPSGKAGISISSGAEDYSVKQALYPIYTDSNSSHLYVNLDFRVGNGNLPAKGMHRFRLDSIGSVPVFEILISADALTLKSGASIERLGAIQPNQWYNLQLDLDLKNRKISGRYGFPGSTSEFKEKSISQEWMGRIESVELDSVNQQQKHPAIDYDNIGVQLSPIPAFSEKPPAANNDKKLDRVSIAEQLQAIAGIDGDFESQANDQPPIAPWNAGPNSAVKLSVNSQSPFENLYEKGQLGIHMPNRGEYDGFGQALPKLSPNPQGLLYLGFDFRCESQAAGGNGSWRYYIGHGPGQSAAVELFFNGEKFFRQSGDAREAVGSLVCGQWYQLQLTLDLKLKSYRGSLTSHTGRVTFEGQFATGWDGTLNHTFIDSYGHIGGVRPSLDADNFVIQNKPLPAFDGPPPRQIRWRGIAVLRLWNYALSYCGWKQTKGFLARSSSKAPLR, encoded by the coding sequence ATGAGACTGCAGTCTTACCCTGGCGCGATTCTATTCCTGATTTTCCTGGCTGCTCAGCCGTCACTAGTTCGGGCGGACGAACGCGAGGATTTTTTCGAATCGAAAATTCGCCCGATTCTAATTGATACCTGCTTTCGCTGCCACGGTGGCATCAAGACTTCCGGCGGATTGAGACTGGATTCCCGGGAAGCTCTTCTCAAAGGCGGAGATTCCGGTCCCGCCCTGGTTATCGGTAAGCCGGAAGAAAGCCTCCTTATACGTGCGATTCGACGCCAAGCCGACATCTCAGCCATGCCACCTGAAAAAGAAAAAGCCTTGAAGTCCGAACAAATCGCCTACTTCGAAAAGTGGGTCAAGGAAGGAGCGAACTGGCCCTCGAAATCCGCTAAATTCCTGGCCGCGAAACACTGGTCTTTCGAACCTGTTCGTGATTGGCCACCTCCAAGGATTTCTAATGATTCTCTCAAACAAAATAGTATCGATGCCTTCCTCCATTCCCGTCAAATCAAATCTGGATTGAAAGCTGCGAAGCCAGCCGACAAACTGATCTTAATTCGGCGAGCAACCTTAGATCTGACGGGATTACCTCCCACTCCCGCTGAGATTGACATCTTCTTGAAGGATACTTCGCCCGGTGCATATGCATCGCTCATCGAGCGATTGCTGAAATCTCCCGCATATGGCGAACGATGGGGCCGGCATTGGCTCGATATTGTTCGCTATGCCGATACCGCGGGCGACACGGCCGATTATCCCGTTCCGCAGGCCTGGCGTTATCGGAACTACGTCATCGATTCTTTCAATGCAGACAAGCCTTACGATCAATTTCTGCGCGAGCAAATTGCCGGCGACATATTGGCGAATCAAGGTCCCCGCGAGAAGTATGCCGAGCAGGTAATTGCAACCGGATACCTAGCCATATCCCGACGATTCGGCTTCGATTCCGAAAACTACCAGTATCTGACCATTCAGGACACGATCGATACGCTAGGCCAATCAATTCTGGGACTGAGTCTGGGTTGTGCTCGATGTCACGATCACAAATTCGATGCCATTTCGATGAAAGATTATTACGGACTCTATGCCATCTTCGATAGTAGCCGTTACGCATTTCCAGGTTCAGAGCAGAAGCAGCGAAATTCATTGATGGTCCCTCTTGAGCCTCCTGCGGAATCGCAACTCAAATGGCGCGAGTTCCAAAGACAAGTCGCTCAGCTTTCTCGCGAACTGTCAAGAGAGAAGCAAAGTCTACCCGTTTCCATCCAGCATTCTCTTCATGAAATGGATGGCGATTTTGAAATGCAGGCCCCTGCTGCGGGAGGTAGCAATGGCGTGCTTGTCCCTCCTTGGCTTTACGAGGGAAAAATCGCGGTTACCAACGCCGCTCAAAGCCCCTTTCAGAATCTCTATCCCTCGGGTAAAGCGGGTATTTCGATATCCTCGGGAGCGGAAGACTATAGTGTAAAGCAGGCTTTGTATCCGATATATACGGATTCAAATAGTAGCCATCTCTACGTGAATCTCGACTTCCGAGTCGGCAATGGTAATCTCCCAGCAAAGGGAATGCATCGTTTCAGACTCGATTCAATTGGTTCTGTACCAGTCTTCGAAATCTTGATTTCTGCCGATGCTCTCACATTAAAGAGCGGTGCTTCCATTGAACGTTTAGGAGCAATTCAGCCGAACCAGTGGTACAACCTCCAACTCGATCTGGATCTTAAAAATCGGAAGATCTCCGGTCGATATGGTTTCCCCGGCTCAACTAGTGAGTTTAAAGAGAAATCGATTTCGCAGGAGTGGATGGGTCGCATCGAATCGGTCGAATTGGATTCGGTGAATCAGCAACAGAAACATCCCGCAATTGACTACGACAATATTGGCGTGCAACTCAGTCCTATTCCCGCGTTCTCTGAGAAGCCGCCTGCAGCCAATAATGACAAAAAACTCGATCGCGTCTCAATTGCGGAACAACTTCAGGCTATCGCAGGAATTGATGGAGATTTCGAATCGCAAGCTAACGATCAGCCACCTATTGCTCCTTGGAACGCCGGGCCGAATAGTGCGGTGAAATTGTCGGTCAACTCGCAAAGCCCTTTCGAGAACCTTTACGAAAAAGGGCAGTTGGGAATCCACATGCCCAACCGCGGGGAGTACGATGGCTTCGGCCAGGCTCTCCCCAAATTGAGCCCCAATCCACAGGGTTTACTCTACCTCGGTTTCGATTTCCGCTGTGAAAGCCAGGCAGCGGGAGGTAATGGTTCCTGGAGGTATTACATTGGGCATGGCCCCGGACAATCAGCAGCTGTTGAACTGTTCTTCAACGGCGAGAAATTTTTCCGTCAGAGCGGTGACGCTCGGGAAGCGGTGGGGTCTTTAGTATGCGGCCAATGGTATCAGCTGCAACTGACTCTCGATCTCAAATTAAAATCCTATAGAGGTTCTCTAACTTCCCATACCGGCAGAGTCACTTTTGAGGGCCAGTTTGCTACCGGTTGGGACGGTACCCTCAACCATACTTTCATTGATAGCTATGGCCACATCGGTGGCGTTCGACCTTCTCTGGATGCCGACAATTTCGTGATCCAGAACAAGCCATTGCCGGCTTTCGATGGCCCCCCGCCAAGGCAAATCCGTTGGAGAGGAATCGCCGTGCTCAGATTATGGAATTACGCGCTCAGCTACTGCGGCTGGAAGCAGACAAAAGGGTTTTTAGCAAGAAGCTCATCGAAGGCCCCTTTGAGATGA
- a CDS encoding helix-turn-helix domain-containing protein, protein MNSRTLQNAVAGKNDCLPIDVEVLQTLFDITPDLAFFIKDNRGRYLAVNESLVSRHGLTRKSDALGKRPQDICPGDFGRIPSEQDFQILQTGIPLIDHLELQWQRPREAVWCLTTKLPIRNAIGHIVGIIGFSRDVRAPLQRNDIPKGLATALEEFERTLSSEVTPANLARRAGITSQRLLRLMKYVFGVTTAQFLLKTRISAASRLLQETNLSITAIAQSCGFYDHSAFSRTFRCATGFTPSDFRDQTQKRSSRSRTKLNKKVSPKA, encoded by the coding sequence ATGAATTCGCGCACACTGCAGAATGCCGTGGCAGGAAAAAACGATTGCCTACCGATCGATGTTGAAGTGCTGCAGACTCTCTTTGATATAACGCCGGATTTGGCTTTTTTCATCAAGGACAATCGGGGTCGATATCTTGCAGTGAACGAATCGCTCGTTTCTCGTCACGGCTTAACTCGAAAATCGGATGCTCTGGGTAAACGTCCGCAGGATATCTGCCCGGGAGATTTTGGCCGCATACCTTCCGAACAGGATTTCCAGATATTGCAGACAGGTATTCCGTTGATCGATCATTTGGAACTTCAATGGCAGCGACCCCGGGAAGCCGTGTGGTGTTTGACGACAAAATTACCGATTCGCAACGCAATAGGACACATCGTGGGAATCATCGGATTTTCTCGCGACGTGCGGGCGCCTTTGCAGCGTAACGATATTCCTAAAGGATTAGCCACTGCCTTGGAGGAATTCGAGAGGACTCTTTCAAGCGAGGTCACGCCGGCCAATCTGGCCCGTCGAGCTGGGATTACATCGCAGAGATTGCTTCGGCTGATGAAGTATGTGTTCGGTGTGACTACAGCTCAATTTCTTCTGAAGACGCGAATTTCGGCAGCCTCACGCCTTCTGCAAGAAACGAATCTATCCATAACGGCGATTGCTCAGTCATGTGGTTTTTACGATCACAGCGCCTTTTCCAGAACTTTCCGATGCGCAACAGGGTTTACCCCTTCCGATTTCCGCGATCAAACCCAAAAGAGAAGCTCGCGCTCTAGAACCAAACTCAATAAAAAAGTTTCTCCGAAGGCATGA
- a CDS encoding sialate O-acetylesterase translates to MFLAIQSAMHVPLIAGGSNPPDSHTNVRPLKVFILAGQSNMEGAGFVRAEEKRNGGKGSLEFIVRDPGTANKYKHLVDKEGQWLVSDHVWIHFLTRKGKLRPGFGAKEDQIGPELGFGQVIGDSYKEPVLLIKLAWGGKSLAKDFRPPSSGGEVGPYYKEIIDRTKTLLGNLKKEFPELGDRSYELAGFGWHQGWNDRVNQSFNNEYEKNLANFIRDIRKDLEVKDLPFVIAETGMSGTEEKHPRALSLMKAQAAVAEYEEFKGNVAFVGTRSFWRDKDVSPSGQAYHWNNNAESYYLIGEAMGNAMVKLCAARSSSK, encoded by the coding sequence GTGTTCTTAGCTATCCAGTCCGCGATGCACGTGCCGCTCATTGCGGGGGGTTCTAATCCACCTGATTCCCATACGAACGTGCGGCCGCTGAAAGTTTTCATTCTCGCAGGCCAGTCCAACATGGAGGGGGCGGGTTTTGTCAGAGCCGAGGAAAAACGAAACGGCGGTAAAGGAAGTTTGGAGTTTATCGTCCGTGATCCGGGCACGGCGAACAAGTATAAACATCTCGTCGATAAAGAAGGTCAGTGGCTAGTCAGCGATCATGTTTGGATTCACTTTTTGACCCGCAAAGGGAAATTGAGGCCGGGCTTTGGTGCCAAGGAAGACCAGATCGGACCGGAACTCGGCTTCGGCCAGGTTATCGGCGACTCTTATAAGGAGCCAGTACTTCTGATCAAGCTGGCCTGGGGTGGGAAGAGCCTGGCAAAAGATTTTCGACCGCCCAGTTCCGGGGGTGAGGTTGGCCCCTATTACAAAGAGATCATTGATCGCACGAAGACTCTGCTAGGCAACCTGAAGAAGGAATTTCCAGAGCTGGGTGATCGTTCCTATGAACTGGCTGGTTTCGGCTGGCATCAGGGTTGGAACGATCGCGTCAACCAGAGTTTCAACAATGAATACGAAAAGAATCTTGCTAATTTCATTCGCGATATCCGTAAAGATCTCGAAGTGAAAGATCTTCCTTTTGTGATCGCCGAAACGGGGATGAGCGGTACAGAAGAAAAACATCCTCGAGCGCTTTCTCTGATGAAGGCGCAAGCTGCTGTGGCCGAATACGAGGAATTCAAAGGAAATGTCGCTTTTGTGGGGACTCGTTCGTTCTGGCGAGATAAGGACGTTTCACCCAGCGGTCAGGCCTACCATTGGAACAACAATGCCGAATCCTATTACCTGATCGGCGAAGCCATGGGGAACGCCATGGTAAAGCTCTGCGCTGCGAGAAGTTCCTCGAAATGA
- a CDS encoding DUF6797 domain-containing protein, translating into MKPLKVFILAGQSNMQGHAQISTLDSMAEDPKTAPILKEILGPDGKPRVCDQVWISSVGCAGDGWSDVIEQKGKLKAGFGAGTDKIGPEYTFGLYMSKYLGEPILIIKTSWGGRNLHTDFRPPSAGAKTYNDYILEQWKNRKLDAEKEKADINKKAGVFYRHMIDHVRKVLKDIKAVVPDYDPKQGYEIAGFVWFQGFNDLVDSWTYHSPSKSKSNPYAEYSELLAHFIHDVRKDLAAPKLPFIIGVMGIGGLKEDKQTQQSNFRLAQKAPTSLPEFQGNVRAVETAVFWDEELDALHTRMEKYWPKVDAKVAEQKKKDPKADAWENKMKLMAEYFSPEEWKRLKGASNGGYHYLGAAKILAPIGKAFADAMKEMISATPSEKAPNSPNLTAELAPTFTQLLMKESVSSLAKAAREQGDASRGAMIFYRSDLLCIQCHIPGDETPKLGPDISRAGKDATDTYLVESLLFPSKVIKKGFETISVTTTAGKKITGLLASETAETLTLRDASDLGRLIKISKKEIEERKTLASSLMPEGLMNVLATRQEFLDLTRYLIQISEKGPDRARQLRPAASLIAPPPIPEYERDLDHAGLISSWDEQSLKRGETIYTRVCANCHGTRDRQGSLPTSLRFADGKFKNGSEPLQMYRTLTHGYGMMSPQTWMVPQQKYDVIHYIREVYLKPFNPSSYRSVDAPYLANLPKGKSRGPKPSNIEPWVSMNYGPSLMATLEIGDQGNYAYKGIAVRLDNGPGGISRGRHWMLFDHDTMRMAAGWSGTGFIDWKGINFNGEHQVHPRIVGNLHFSNPVGPGWANPETGSFEDTRLTGRDGKHYGPLPRSWAQYKGIYHYNNQVIISYSIGGTSILEMPAYEFAEGEKVVFTRTLDIRKSTKDLLVRVAPSKIHVVQVGSGAVLENAGEFTNLRIPAQQTPLTIKLLLIEDDINKYTQFIKNSPLPVSLEPFTKGGPPRWPEILTTEAIIGDSSQAYAVDVLNYPASNPFNSQMRLTGFDFYSDGKRAAVCSWDGDVWLVRGIDNPAGGLTWQRIACGLFQPLGLKIVKDKVHVCCRDQIVVLHDLNGDGETDYYECFNNDHQVTDHFHEFAMGLQTDAEGNFYYAKAARHALMAVVPQHGTLLKVSKDGSQTEILATGFRAPNGVCLNPDGTYFLTDQESFWVPKNRIDLVEKGGYYGNFWGYHDVTDPSDAAMKKPLVWITNAFDRSPSELLWVNSDKWGPLKGSLLNFSYGYGKIYVVPFEKANGQVQGGMCELPLPQFPTGVMRGRFHPENGQLYCCGMFAWAGNQTQPGGFYRVRYTGKSVCLPTQLKASKTGMQITFSAPLDPKVAGDPKTYAVKTWSLKRSEKYGSQHYDEKPSVVKAARLSEDGKTVILEIEDIKPTWSMEIKYHLVAQDGSPASGFLHNTIHHLND; encoded by the coding sequence TTGAAACCGTTGAAGGTTTTTATTCTCGCCGGACAATCCAACATGCAGGGGCATGCACAAATATCCACCTTGGATTCCATGGCGGAAGATCCGAAAACGGCTCCTATTCTGAAAGAAATTCTAGGACCGGACGGCAAGCCTCGAGTCTGCGATCAGGTGTGGATTTCCTCGGTGGGCTGTGCTGGAGATGGCTGGTCGGACGTCATTGAGCAAAAGGGCAAGTTGAAAGCCGGTTTTGGGGCCGGAACCGACAAAATTGGCCCCGAATATACCTTTGGCCTCTACATGTCGAAATACTTGGGCGAGCCGATTCTGATCATCAAAACCTCCTGGGGGGGACGCAACCTTCACACCGATTTTCGTCCGCCTAGCGCAGGGGCTAAAACTTACAACGACTACATCCTGGAACAATGGAAGAACCGCAAGCTCGACGCGGAGAAGGAAAAGGCCGACATCAATAAAAAGGCCGGAGTCTTCTACCGTCACATGATCGATCATGTACGCAAAGTGCTAAAGGACATCAAAGCGGTTGTTCCCGACTACGATCCGAAGCAGGGTTACGAGATTGCCGGGTTCGTCTGGTTCCAGGGCTTCAATGATCTCGTGGATAGTTGGACTTATCACAGCCCATCCAAGAGCAAATCCAACCCCTATGCGGAGTATTCGGAATTGCTCGCTCACTTCATCCACGATGTTCGTAAAGATCTCGCAGCACCAAAGTTGCCCTTCATCATTGGAGTTATGGGAATCGGAGGTTTGAAGGAAGATAAGCAAACACAACAGTCGAATTTTCGTTTAGCTCAAAAAGCTCCGACATCTTTACCGGAATTCCAAGGGAATGTTCGTGCGGTGGAGACTGCTGTTTTTTGGGATGAGGAACTGGACGCTTTGCATACAAGGATGGAAAAATATTGGCCGAAGGTGGACGCGAAGGTCGCCGAACAAAAGAAGAAAGATCCGAAGGCCGATGCCTGGGAGAACAAAATGAAACTCATGGCGGAGTATTTTTCGCCAGAGGAATGGAAGCGACTGAAAGGGGCCTCCAACGGGGGCTACCACTATCTCGGGGCCGCCAAAATCCTGGCACCCATCGGAAAAGCTTTCGCCGATGCGATGAAGGAAATGATTTCGGCAACTCCGAGTGAGAAAGCTCCAAATTCTCCAAATCTGACTGCAGAGCTGGCCCCCACCTTCACACAATTGCTGATGAAGGAATCCGTTTCTTCTTTGGCTAAAGCGGCTCGAGAGCAGGGTGATGCCAGTCGTGGAGCGATGATCTTTTACCGTTCGGATCTACTTTGCATTCAGTGCCACATCCCTGGTGACGAAACTCCGAAGCTTGGACCGGATATTTCTCGGGCCGGGAAGGACGCCACCGATACTTACCTCGTTGAATCACTGCTTTTTCCCTCCAAGGTGATCAAAAAAGGATTCGAGACGATATCCGTAACGACCACTGCCGGTAAAAAAATCACGGGACTTCTCGCTTCTGAAACGGCGGAGACTTTGACTCTACGCGACGCGTCGGACCTTGGAAGATTAATTAAGATCTCGAAAAAAGAGATCGAAGAACGTAAGACTTTGGCCTCATCATTGATGCCCGAAGGACTGATGAATGTCCTGGCAACTCGACAGGAATTTCTCGATCTCACCCGCTATCTCATCCAAATTTCTGAGAAAGGGCCAGATCGTGCCCGTCAACTAAGGCCAGCCGCTTCCCTGATTGCTCCACCACCGATTCCCGAATACGAACGAGATCTCGACCACGCCGGGTTGATTAGTTCTTGGGACGAACAGAGTCTCAAACGAGGTGAGACTATCTACACTCGAGTATGTGCCAATTGTCACGGAACCAGGGATCGCCAGGGATCCCTGCCGACTTCCTTACGCTTTGCCGATGGCAAGTTCAAGAATGGTTCGGAACCGCTGCAAATGTACCGGACCTTAACGCACGGCTACGGCATGATGTCGCCGCAAACCTGGATGGTCCCGCAACAAAAATATGATGTGATCCACTACATACGCGAAGTATATTTAAAACCTTTCAATCCTTCGAGTTATCGTTCAGTAGATGCCCCTTACCTGGCCAATCTACCCAAAGGGAAATCGCGTGGCCCAAAACCTTCTAACATCGAACCCTGGGTCAGTATGAACTACGGCCCCAGTCTGATGGCCACACTAGAGATCGGCGACCAAGGAAATTATGCGTACAAGGGAATAGCGGTTCGACTCGATAATGGTCCCGGTGGCATTTCGCGCGGTCGACATTGGATGCTCTTCGATCACGATACTATGCGCATGGCCGCGGGTTGGAGTGGCACGGGTTTTATTGATTGGAAGGGTATTAATTTCAATGGAGAGCATCAGGTACATCCCCGAATTGTGGGCAATCTGCATTTCAGCAATCCCGTGGGCCCGGGCTGGGCAAATCCTGAGACGGGTTCCTTTGAGGACACTCGACTCACCGGTCGGGACGGGAAACATTATGGCCCTCTACCGCGCTCCTGGGCCCAGTATAAAGGGATCTATCATTATAATAATCAGGTAATAATTTCTTATAGCATCGGCGGCACATCGATTCTCGAAATGCCGGCTTACGAATTCGCCGAGGGTGAGAAGGTGGTATTCACTCGCACACTGGATATTCGGAAATCGACGAAAGATTTACTAGTGCGAGTTGCTCCTTCAAAGATCCATGTTGTGCAAGTTGGTTCCGGAGCCGTTCTGGAAAATGCGGGAGAATTCACCAACCTTCGTATCCCAGCACAGCAAACGCCTTTGACTATCAAACTCTTGCTAATAGAGGATGATATAAATAAGTATACGCAATTTATAAAGAATTCTCCATTACCTGTTAGTCTCGAACCGTTTACTAAAGGTGGGCCACCACGCTGGCCGGAAATTCTCACAACAGAAGCGATCATTGGAGACAGTTCTCAGGCTTATGCTGTCGATGTGCTCAATTATCCTGCAAGTAATCCCTTCAACAGTCAGATGCGGCTGACCGGCTTTGATTTTTACTCCGATGGCAAACGAGCCGCCGTCTGTAGTTGGGATGGAGATGTCTGGCTGGTGAGAGGGATCGACAATCCGGCGGGTGGTCTCACCTGGCAGCGAATTGCCTGCGGACTCTTTCAGCCTCTAGGATTGAAGATTGTGAAGGATAAAGTTCACGTTTGTTGTCGGGACCAGATTGTTGTCCTCCATGATCTCAACGGCGATGGGGAAACCGATTACTACGAATGCTTCAATAACGACCATCAGGTCACTGACCATTTCCATGAGTTTGCTATGGGTTTGCAGACGGATGCGGAGGGCAACTTTTATTATGCAAAGGCCGCTCGACATGCACTTATGGCGGTGGTGCCACAGCATGGTACTCTGTTGAAGGTTTCGAAAGACGGTAGCCAGACGGAAATTTTAGCAACGGGATTTCGCGCTCCAAACGGAGTGTGTCTCAATCCGGATGGGACTTACTTTCTGACCGATCAGGAAAGTTTCTGGGTTCCCAAGAATCGAATCGATCTCGTTGAAAAAGGGGGTTACTATGGAAATTTCTGGGGTTATCACGATGTGACCGATCCTTCGGACGCTGCCATGAAGAAGCCTCTCGTTTGGATTACTAATGCCTTCGACCGCTCACCATCGGAACTCCTTTGGGTCAATTCCGACAAGTGGGGCCCGTTGAAAGGATCGCTTCTCAATTTCTCCTACGGTTATGGCAAGATTTATGTCGTACCCTTTGAAAAAGCGAACGGCCAGGTACAGGGCGGAATGTGTGAACTTCCCCTTCCGCAGTTTCCCACTGGGGTGATGCGCGGCCGTTTTCATCCGGAAAACGGTCAGCTTTATTGTTGCGGAATGTTCGCCTGGGCCGGGAACCAGACGCAACCGGGGGGCTTCTATCGCGTACGTTACACTGGAAAATCTGTCTGTCTTCCCACGCAACTTAAAGCCAGCAAAACGGGCATGCAGATCACTTTCAGCGCCCCCTTAGATCCCAAGGTGGCAGGCGACCCCAAGACCTACGCAGTGAAGACCTGGTCGCTCAAGCGCAGTGAAAAGTACGGTTCACAACATTACGATGAAAAGCCCTCGGTCGTGAAGGCAGCAAGACTTTCGGAGGATGGTAAAACCGTTATCCTGGAGATTGAGGACATCAAACCGACTTGGAGTATGGAGATCAAATATCATCTGGTAGCTCAGGATGGTTCCCCTGCAAGCGGCTTTCTCCACAATACGATCCATCACTTGAATGATTAG
- a CDS encoding IS1380 family transposase, which produces MNVIFGRWFQKCKSRIERRLAKREAAMTFAPSFDASNIHYEVSERVGAISCGGLGAMHLLARRIGLIDDIDEKLHLLQFQKPYSESDHVLAIAYNSLCGGTCLQDMELRRSDENFLNALGTQRFPDPTTSGDFCRRFDSGSIQALIDAFNQTRLRVWSKQPDSFWECAKIDADGSFTQTRGERKAGMDINYNRDWCYHPLAVTLANTGETLSIVNRPGNRPSHEGAAVELDRALLLCLQAGFRRIVFRGDTDFSQTTRLDGWDANAKVRFYFGYDSKQNLEAMAENLPESAWHEFERPAQYSAKAKLRHRRENTKERIVQEREFVNVKLISEAVAEFEYQPTACRRAYRLVVIRKNLSVEKGESVLYPDERYFFYITNDRECTAAEVVYEANDRCNQENLIAQLKGGCRALHAPLHDLESNWAYMVMASLAWNLKAWWALTLPETPGRWREKHRDQKQSVLKMEFKTFLNAFMLLPCQIVRKAGRIVYRLLGWNPHLPIFFRLLKALRC; this is translated from the coding sequence GTGAATGTTATTTTCGGACGTTGGTTTCAAAAATGCAAGAGTCGAATCGAACGTCGCCTGGCTAAGCGAGAGGCCGCGATGACCTTCGCTCCTTCTTTCGACGCCTCCAACATTCATTACGAAGTCTCCGAACGCGTGGGGGCGATCAGTTGCGGAGGCCTCGGGGCCATGCACCTTCTGGCCCGGCGTATCGGACTGATCGACGACATCGACGAGAAGCTGCATCTGCTCCAGTTTCAAAAGCCTTACTCGGAATCGGACCACGTATTGGCCATCGCTTACAATTCCCTTTGCGGGGGTACCTGCCTGCAAGACATGGAACTGCGTCGCAGCGACGAAAACTTTCTCAACGCCTTGGGCACTCAGCGTTTTCCCGACCCGACTACTTCGGGCGACTTTTGTCGACGCTTCGATAGTGGCAGCATCCAGGCTTTGATCGACGCTTTCAACCAGACCCGTTTACGCGTCTGGTCGAAGCAACCCGATTCCTTTTGGGAATGCGCGAAGATCGACGCCGACGGCAGCTTTACCCAAACGCGTGGCGAGCGTAAAGCGGGGATGGACATCAACTATAACAGAGACTGGTGTTACCACCCCCTGGCGGTGACCCTGGCCAACACCGGTGAGACGCTGAGCATCGTCAACCGTCCCGGCAATCGCCCTTCGCACGAAGGGGCCGCGGTCGAACTCGACCGGGCTCTTTTGCTGTGCCTTCAAGCGGGCTTTCGCAGGATCGTCTTTCGCGGCGACACCGATTTCTCGCAGACCACTCGCCTCGACGGCTGGGATGCCAACGCCAAAGTACGCTTTTATTTCGGCTACGATTCGAAGCAAAACCTCGAAGCAATGGCGGAAAACCTGCCGGAGTCGGCCTGGCACGAGTTCGAGCGTCCCGCGCAATACTCGGCGAAAGCGAAGTTGCGACACCGACGGGAAAACACCAAGGAGCGGATCGTCCAAGAGCGGGAATTCGTAAATGTGAAGTTGATCTCCGAAGCGGTGGCCGAGTTCGAGTACCAACCGACCGCTTGCCGAAGGGCGTATCGCCTGGTGGTGATTCGCAAGAATCTTTCCGTGGAAAAAGGCGAATCCGTTCTGTATCCGGACGAACGCTATTTCTTCTACATCACCAACGACCGGGAGTGCACGGCCGCGGAAGTCGTCTACGAAGCCAACGATCGCTGCAATCAGGAAAATCTGATAGCGCAGCTCAAGGGCGGTTGCCGGGCCTTGCACGCGCCGCTGCACGATCTGGAAAGCAATTGGGCGTACATGGTGATGGCCTCCCTGGCCTGGAACTTGAAAGCCTGGTGGGCCTTGACGTTGCCGGAAACTCCTGGTCGCTGGCGGGAAAAGCATCGGGACCAGAAGCAGTCGGTTTTGAAAATGGAATTCAAAACCTTCCTCAATGCTTTCATGCTTCTGCCTTGTCAGATCGTCCGGAAGGCCGGCCGCATCGTCTATCGATTGCTCGGCTGGAACCCGCACTTGCCAATCTTCTTCCGGCTACTGAAAGCACTGAGGTGTTGA